ccattgactgcgttccaacgcttttaagagaccattcccttttgcctCCCTCAAccaacagctattggatactgttctcaacagctccactgactgcgttccaacacttttaagagacagTTCCATTTTGCAGCCCTCTAACAACAactattgcttactgttctcaacagctcccctgactgcgttccaacacttttaagagaccgttcccttttgcagccctcaacaattattgcatactgttctcaaccgctccactgactgtgttccaactttttaaagaaaccgtttccttttgcaccctcaaacaaccaccactgaattttgttctcaacagttccactgactgcgttcaaaCACTTTTAagtgaccgttcccttttgcatccctctaATAACCACCAACTCTTTGAGTtgtcaacagctcaattgactgtgttccaacatacttgagagaccgttccatttttgTATCCCTAAATCAAgaaccaattcattgtgttataaacagctcctctgactgcgttccaacacttttcagagaccgttcccttttgcatccctcaaacaaccacaaattcattgtgtttgttGCAGACAcattgactgcgtttcaacacctTTAAGCAACtcttcccttttgcatcaatCAATCACATTCATTTCCTGAATGTTGAACGGTTACACAGAGGTAGAAACTCCTCAAAGGATTAATAACTGTTTGATGTTATTATTTTGCAGCAACAATAAAGCCTACATTGTTTAGTCACAAGattgtttgcctttttttcatttattcgtTTGTTTCAGTTTTCGCACTTTTTTTATCCAGTTGTTCGAGTGCCACCCTCCTGCACATCAGCAAATGTACGTGTTGTCGGGCCAGACTCACCATTTTCTCCATTTCTAATGCGTGCATGTAGGCCCTAGAAACCGAATGACATTTGGATTACAAATATACGAAGCAGTACAACGAATTGTTGAAATGTGATTTGATGAATACTGGATGACACTTACTGTTTTTCCGCATTTTCGGCTTCGGTTAGCCTCTTCTCCATTTGTTTCACTAACTGTGTAGCCTGGTTTTCAGGATACCTTCGATACCACAGCAATTCCGcagcccttttcttttttgttcttcgacatttcttttctcctttatTTCTCTCAGTTTTTGTTCAATTTCCCTTTTCTCGCGATCTATTATCCTTTTCTTCTCCAACAATTCTTTTTCCGTTACATTTTCCGCTTCTTCGTCTACATTTCCTATTTCAATCGCACTTTCATTTTCACCTCTACTGGCCTCACGTCTTTCTTCCTCTGTACTTCTGTgttctttcttattcttttcttcGTGACCAGTACTACCTTTGCTTCCTTCTTCCTCCTTTCCCACACTTTCCATCATTTCTTCTTCCGAAACATGACTTACTTCGTCATCCTCTTTCTCCATGATAGTTTCGAAGACAGCAACTTCGACTTCTTCGTTCTCAAGCAACGGCATTTGCGACAAAATTATGTCTATACGATCGTCATCTGACTCCATTTTTTCTGTGAAATAATCCAAGTCTTGCGAATCTCCTGATGCCATCGATCTTAAAACTACTTAATGCTCTTTCTGACCGAAATTAGAATGCAACGTGCCTGGAGACAATAACGAGCAAGTGTAGCGTAGTTCAACTACTGGGCTTCTCTTGCTTCTTTTCCAATCATAACCGCATATTGCATATTGCATATCGCATATTGCATATCGCAACCGCATAGcgcctttcttttgttttttccctcccctgcatttccgccgtagtcgaTGACGGAGGAAAATGCAGCAACGAGGTGAGTCTGAATTGTTTCCGTGGTGGTAGCAGTCGCACGCAACCTGTCGCACCAACTTTTCCGTGTTGTAACCTCGTGTCGTGTTTAAATACATCACAGCGTTgcccttttggccactgagttagCCACATCCCGTCTTCGTCGTTTTACttcggtggttaacattttggtgcatcgaccgggaaacTCATCGTTCGTGCTTATCTTCACCATCCGTCTGTTCACGTGGCCATTCATTCCTGGGTATCCCGGCTCATCATTTAAACACTTCAATCAGGACGTAAGCATTGTTAGCTGGCATAGTTTTGTCCGACCTATGGTGGTTGGTCAATTCCTGTCAGTATTTGCTTATTTCGTCCTATTTaccatcgtcgataccttttctGGGCCGTTGATTGGTATTTTTCGGTGTCCAACACACATTtgcaatcgtcgatacctttacagggccgtcgattgtttatttcgttttcgtctctGAATTTGATGGAAGAATTGGACGCAATGCTCCGAGAAAAGAATCCCTACGCAGCCATATACAAGATGATGCGTCAAATACTTGAAGAAGAGTACCGCCGAGCCCAAGATGAGAATCTACCGCACCAAACAGTGGGAATGATCATTAGCAGTGATCGAAGAAATGTAGATCAGAGACGCTACAACAACCCCACGACAAACGAGATTGCTGTCATTTTCAAAAGCGCAAACGGTGAGCCACCCTCGAAGAGAGATATCCGAGGCCATCTCTTCATCCCAGTCAGAGGGAGAACGTTCATTCAGATTGACACACAACAGCCCATGTGCGACCCGATGACTTATCCCTTGCTCTTCCCCAACGGTGACGATGGATGCCATGTAAACATGCCTTATACCACCACCACACGACGCGAAAGAGAGGAAGCAGCAGCACGGCCAATGGATgtggaagaagaggaagagatCGGTCTCCCAAGACTGAATGAGATACTGCGTCGTCAAAATCTTCCAGTACAAGCCCTAGCTGGTGATGAAGAGCCGGTGGAAGAACTAGAACCGGAACCAGAGGAGCAGATAGACGAAGACGAAAACGATCCCCAACGGTTGAATCGTGGCGAAGGAAGACGAAAAAGGATCACGCAATGCGAATTTTACAGTTCTCTCATGTCGATTTGGGATTATTTCAATAATGTCTTTGCCGGTGGATCACTCACTCAACAATGGACGGTCGATTCTTACGTCAAGATTGAAGCAAACCGCGTCAAGTACATCCGCGAACATCAGGCGGAGCTTCACGTTGCACAGTACGACGGTCTCTTGGATTACTTGCACAATCGAGCCGAGAGAGAAAACTTCACGGTCGGATCGTATCACGTCCTCCCATCGAGTTTCATCGGAAGTCCAAGGGCGATGAAGCAAGCGTACCAAGATGCAATGGCCATCTGCGGAAAATTCGGCAAGCCGGTATTCTTCCTGACGTTCACCTGCAACCCAAAGTGGAGGGAAATCACGGCTAACATTCCCAGCCATCTTTCAGCACCAGATCGGCCTGATATAGTCGCAAGAGTTTTCCAACAAAAGAAGAGTGAGTTGGTCAACGATATTGAAAAGCGCCAAATGCTGGGATTTGCGACTGCTCGGATACAAgtaattgaatttcaaaagcgCGGATTGCCACACTGCCAAATGCTCATTTGGATCGACGAGCGTGACGCCCCTGCTACCGCAGAAGATGTGGATGCAACCATCTGCGCGGAAATTCCCGATAAAACCACGCATCCGAGACTTTACAAGAGCATCATGACCCACATGATTTACGGTCCATGTGGgttaatcaacaaaaaatccccTTGCATGGATGGCGACAAATGCTCAAAGTCTTTTCCGAAGCAACACAGCCAAGAAACCATCCTCAACGATAATGGCTACCCCACTTACAGACGAAGAGATACGGGAGTTGTACACCGCTTGAAACGAGGGCACACGTATTTCGAAGTGGACAACACCTGGGTCGTTCCTTACAACCATTGGTTATCCCTCAAGTTTGACTCCCACATCAACCTCGAATACTGCGCATCAATCGTCAGTGTCAAGTACATCTTCAAGTATGTCTACAAAGGGTACGATTGCCtgaaaatggatcaaaaagtGGGAACCTATCACCAGGTAGAAGGCGAAGAACCAAGTGTGGAGTGGGACGAAATCACGTGCCATCTTGATGCGCGATACGTCAGCGCGCCGGAAGCCTGTTGGCGAATCTTCAAGTTTCCCCTTTCCGACCGTTCGCATGCCATCTATCGCCTGGCCGTCCATTTGCCCCGAGAGCAACCCGTCTTTTTCCAACCGGGAAACGAAATGCAAGCCGTCATCAATGCCGCTTCGAGAGACACCAACCTGACTGCTTTCTTCAAGTTGAATCGCGTCGACGGGAGCGCACGGCAATATTTCTACAGAGAAATACCTCACCACTACGTTTTCatcaagaaaaccaattcgtGGAAGCCTCGCGTGAAACGGGCCAAGATCATCGGTCGCCTATACACGGTTGGTGTTCGACAGGTGGAACGGCATTGCCTTCGTCTGCTTCTCATCAACGTTAAAGGGCCAACAAGCTTTGAAGATTTGCGAACAGTCGACCAGATTGTCCACCCCACTTTCAAAGCGGCAGCAATAGCACTGAATTTGCTGGAAGACGACACTGCTTGGGCTAGAGCCATGCAAGAAGCGGCAGCATTCCAAATGCCTCTTCAGCTGAGGCAGCTTTTTGTCGACATTTGCCTGTTCTGCAATCCCTCCGACGCTCTGCATCTATTTGAAATCAACCTGAACCATCTGATGGAAGACTACATTAGAAGCGGACACGAAGCCAACGTGGCCAAGAACTTGACGTTGAAATGGATTCAGGACAAGCTACGTCTCCACAATCAGACGATGGAAGATCTCTCCCTGCCTGTCCCTGATTTCCAGCTGATTAACCAACTGGTCGAAGCTCAGATGGAAGAGAACAGCGAAAACagtcaaagagaaaagaggcTCATGGGCGAAATGATGTTGGCACAGCTTAACGACGGGCAACGCGCGGCCTTTGATCAAGTCATGGTTGCTGTCAACGATGTCAACAACTTACATCCACGACAGTATTTCCTTGATGGCCCTGGAGGAACGGGAAAGACCTTTCTCTACAACCCTCATCACCGTCCTTCAAGGTCAGGGGAGACAAGTTATTGCAGTGGCTTCCACGGGGATCGCGTCCACTTTGTTACTGGACGGAACAACTTACCATTCGCAGTTCAAGATTTATCCCCCAATAACAGAAACGACAAGATCGAAAATCGAAGAAGCCAGCTACAACGCGCAACTGATCAGAAACAACAGTCTCATCATTTCCGACGAAGCCACCATGAAAACCAACCACGCCCTCGACGCGATCAATCATCTTTTCCAATTTGTCATGAAGAATCGCGTCGATCCCTACGGTGGCAAAGTTCTCTTGCTCGGCGGCGATTTTAGACAGTGCTTATCCGTTGTGAGGCACGGAAACAGGGTCAAAGTCACCGAAGCGACCATCATCAATAATGCGACTTGGCCTCTTTTTCGACAGCTTCGATTGGTGCAGAACATGCGTACCACCGATGGTAGTCAAGATTTCGCCGATTGGCTCATTCAACTTGGAAACGGATCTTTGGCTCAAATACCGCGACTCAACGACCCAGATCTCATCGAAATCCCGCAAGACTTTCTCAACATTCGAACAAACTTAATCGAACACGTCTTTGGCGATCCATCCGATCTGTTAAACGAAGGCGTCAGAGAACAAGTCTGCAACCGGGCTATTCTATGTCCCAAGAATGAAGATTGTCTGAGGATCAACAACAAGATCATCGGCGAGATGCCTGGCGCGTTGAAAGTCTGCAAAAGTATCGACACCATCGATTCAGAGGACCCAGAGGAAATTTCCAACTACCCTCCGGAAATTTTAAACACCTTCAACGTTTCTGGGCTACCTCCGCACCAACTCAAACTGAAAATAGAAGCCATCGTCATTCATCTCAAGAACATTGACTCACGACAGGGACTTTGCAACGGCACGAGGCTCATCATCAAGGCGCTCAGCGGTAACCTGATCGTGGCAGAGATCGCGGCCGGCAAACACAAAGGACACAACGTCTTCCTCCCACGGATGTCCATGTCTCCCACCGACTCTGACTTGCCCTTCAAACTCAAAAGATTGCAGTTCCCTGTGCTTGTAGCTTTTGCCATGACCATCAACAAGTCACAGGGACAGACTTTTGAGCGAGTAGGCATCTACCTTCCTGAATCCGTCTTCAGCCACGGCCAACTATGCGTTGCGTTCTCACGAGCCACATCGAGGGAAGGTGTTAAAATTCAGTGCGAAGAAATGGAGAAACAAGGCAAGCTACTTCGGAATCTTCCGCAATCCACGGAGCAAGACAAAAACAAGGTTTTCACCAAAAACGTGGTTTACAAAGAAGTTCTCCTCGAATAGCAAGCCGAATAAAATATCACCGCCCCAGTGATTAAGACAAGTTGGACTACCAATCCATCAACCACAAAGAGGAACTAAATTCCGCCTCGGTCTACGGACCAAataaggagcacgggcatggccttgggggTAGTTCCCAAGTGCACTCAACCGTGAATTTTTTATTCCAAGTTTTACATTCTGTATTCAAAGCCACATTGGACCTACATTAGTAATACCCTTACATTAACAATACGATAAAACTGtttcttttcactttcaaCTGCTGACAGGTAATAGTAGTTCGCCACTTGAATAAATGTGTTTCCTCCATTGTTTGTTACGTGTATCAGAGGTGCGACTTACAATACGTGGATTCAGCAGCTTAACATGGATGAAGGGGCTTAAAGTGATTAATAAATCGTAAGaagattaaggggctttacaTGGAGCAGttggcttaacatggattaagttGCTTAACGTAGATTAAGCGGCTTTACATGGATTAAGAGGTTTAAAGTAGATTAAGGTGTAAAAAGTATAAGGGGTATTAAAGTAAAAGTCGACTAACGTGCAGAAGACAATATAAGTATAAATACACTAACTTGCATGACACAATACAAGTTTAACTCAATTAAAGTGCAGTagacaatacaagtataactcaactaacgtgcagcagacaataaaagtataactcaactaacgtgcagcagacactgaatactagacttcacctattaccgtcctgggacgggccgccctATACTAGTCCTCCTACCTTTATAAAAGCCaaaggggtatttgtgggcgggatttgtttgtgtatctgtctgtctgtttgtttgtccgagaaatttcatgtgagcgcacgctgccattggttgcatgctggtcacgtgatttttcgctgcagccaatcacagcaCTGCAACcctaaaattaatttacacgtcttttccaacatggccgacatcatgCGTACATTTTCCTACGCCGTACGTACACTTTTCTCGCGTCTAACTAATTACAATTTACTAATTTGAAGCAATTGCGTATACAATAACCAACTGTAATAAACTGTTTATTTGCTTCCTTTAACtcaagccaccaattcattgtcttctcatcagctccattgactgcattccaacaaatttcagagaccgttcccttttgcatcactcaaaaaTTCAcacaatctttgttttcttaacatctccattgaatgcattccaacacatttcagagactgttgcctttttcatccctcaaacaaccactactgcaattttgtttccaacagctccactgactgcgttccaacatttttaagagaccgttcccttttgcatctctcaaacaaccacatattctttgtttttttttacagcttcattgactgcattccaattaatttcagaaaccatttctttttgcacccctcaaacaacaaccactgcattttgttcccaacagctccactgactgcgtttcaacatttttaagagaccattcccttttccatccctcaaacaagcccccattcattttttttcacatgctccattgactgtgttccaacaatcttcagagaccgttcccatttgcatccctcaaacaaacctcaattctttgtgttttcaccagctccattgactgtatccaacaccattgagagaccgttccctattgcatccctcaaacaaccaccaattccttggcttctcaacagccccttttgctgcattgaagcccatttcagagactgttcccttttgcacccctcaaacaaccacaacttcattttgttcccaacagctccactgactgcgttccaacacttttaagagaccgttcccttttgcacccctaaatCAGTTACCACTGCATAcagttttcaacagctccactgattgcgttccaacacttttaagagaccgttccctttttcagccatgaaacaacagcttttggagactgttctcaacagctctcctgactgcgttccaacacttttaagagaccgttcccttttgcacctctaaaccaagcaacaattcatggtattcccaacagctccactgactgcgttccaacacttttaagagaccgttcccttttgcaccccttaATCAACCatcactgcattttgttctcaacagctccattgactgcgttccaacacttttaagagaccgttccctattgcagccctcaaacaaccactataactTTGTGTTCTTGACCGCTCCTTTTACTGTGTTCCAAAATTATTAAGAGACagttcccttttccatccctcaaacaaccaccaattctgagttctggacagctcttttgactgcgtttcaacaaaattaagagaccgttctcttttgcttccctgaaacaaccaacattaccatgtattttaacagctcccttgactgcttttcaccaaccttcagagaccgttcccttttgcatccctcaaacaaacaTCTTATCATTGTGTTctcattagctccattgactgctttgcaacactctttaaagaccgttcccttttgcatcccttatacaaacaccaattcattgtattctgattagctccattgcctgcattccatcacctttgagagaccgttgccttttgcatccctcaaaataGCCcaaattccttttgttttcaccagctaccttgactgtgttccaacaatcttgaTAGACCGTTCCCCTTAtcatcccacaaacaactatctattctttgagttttcaaaagccccattgactgtgttccagcatacttgagagatcgttccctttttcagccctcaaacaaccaccagttctaagtgcttaacagctcaattgactgcgttccaccaccattgagagaccgttcccttttgtatccctcaaacaacaaccaatgccttgggttgtcaacagccccattatctgcgttccagaacttttcagggactgttcccttttgcatccctcaaacaagcccccattccttttgttttcacaagctcccttgactttgttccaacaatcttcagagaccgttcccttttgcatcactcaaacagccatcaattcattgtgttgttcacagcttccttgactgcattccaacacctttgagggactGTTCcagttcccttttgcatcactcaacaatcacccattctttatgttctcaacagctcctttgactgctttccagcacccttaagagaccgttcccatttgcatccctcaaacaagcctcaatatATTATGtgttcaccagctccattgactgtatccatcacctttgagagactgttcccttttgcatccctcaaacaaccaccaattccttggttTCTTAACAGCCCCTTTTGCTTCATTGCAGcccatttcagagactgttcccttttgcatccctaaaacaaccaccacttcatttcGTTCTTAACAGCTCctctgactgtgttccaacacttttaagagaccgttcccttttgcacccctaaaacagtcaccactgcatactgtattcaacagctccactgactgcgttccaacacttttaagagaccgttccctttttcatccctcaaacaacagcttttggatactgttctcaacagctctcctgactgcgttccaacacttttaagagaccgttcccttttgcacccctcaaacaaccacccattcattgtgtttggacaTCTtctttgattgcattccaacacctttgaaaacgttcccttttgcatccctcaaaaaccacctattctttgtcctcaacagctcaaataactgcgttccaccacctttaagagaccgttcccttttgcatccattaaaccaagcaacaattcatggtattcccaacagccccactgactgcgtttcaacacttttaagagaccgttccctttttcacccctcaaacaaccaccactgcattttgttctcaacagctcccc
The sequence above is drawn from the Daphnia magna isolate NIES unplaced genomic scaffold, ASM2063170v1.1 Dm_contigs160, whole genome shotgun sequence genome and encodes:
- the LOC123467195 gene encoding uncharacterized protein LOC123467195, whose protein sequence is MEELDAMLREKNPYAAIYKMMRQILEEEYRRAQDENLPHQTVGMIISSDRRNVDQRRYNNPTTNEIAVIFKSANGEPPSKRDIRGHLFIPVRGRTFIQIDTQQPMCDPMTYPLLFPNGDDGCHVNMPYTTTTRREREEAAARPMDVEEEEEIGLPRLNEILRRQNLPVQALAGDEEPVEELEPEPEEQIDEDENDPQRLNRGEGRRKRITQCEFYSSLMSIWDYFNNVFAGGSLTQQWTVDSYVKIEANRVKYIREHQAELHVAQYDGLLDYLHNRAERENFTVGSYHVLPSSFIGSPRAMKQAYQDAMAICGKFGKPVFFLTFTCNPKWREITANIPSHLSAPDRPDIVARVFQQKKSELVNDIEKRQMLGFATARIQVIEFQKRGLPHCQMLIWIDERDAPATAEDVDATICAEIPDKTTHPRLYKSIMTHMIYGPCGLINKKSPCMDGDKCSKSFPKQHSQETILNDNGYPTYRRRDTGVVHRLKRGHTYFEVDNTWVVPYNHWLSLKFDSHINLEYCASIVSVKYIFKYVYKGYDCLKMDQKVGTYHQVEGEEPSVEWDEITCHLDARYVSAPEACWRIFKFPLSDRSHAIYRLAVHLPREQPVFFQPGNEMQAVINAASRDTNLTAFFKLNRVDGSARQYFYREIPHHYVFIKKTNSWKPRVKRAKIIGRLYTGQQALKICEQSTRLSTPLSKRQQ
- the LOC116930510 gene encoding LOW QUALITY PROTEIN: ATP-dependent DNA helicase pif1-like (The sequence of the model RefSeq protein was modified relative to this genomic sequence to represent the inferred CDS: inserted 2 bases in 1 codon), producing the protein MQEAAAFQMPLQLRQLFVDICLFCNPSDALHLFEINLNHLMEDYIRSGHEANVAKNLTLKWIQDKLRLHNQTMEDLSLPVPDFQLINQLVEAQMEENSENSQREKRLMGEMMLAQLNDGQRAAFDQVMVAVNDVNNLHPRQYFLDGPGGTGKTFLYNXLITVLQGQGRQVIAVASTGIASTLLLDGTTYHSQFKIYPPITETTRSKIEEASYNAQLIRNNSLIISDEATMKTNHALDAINHLFQFVMKNRVDPYGGKVLLLGGDFRQCLSVVRHGNRVKVTEATIINNATWPLFRQLRLVQNMRTTDGSQDFADWLIQLGNGSLAQIPRLNDPDLIEIPQDFLNIRTNLIEHVFGDPSDLLNEGVREQVCNRAILCPKNEDCLRINNKIIGEMPGALKVCKSIDTIDSEDPEEISNYPPEILNTFNVSGLPPHQLKLKIEAIVIHLKNIDSRQGLCNGTRLIIKALSGNLIVAEIAAGKHKGHNVFLPRMSMSPTDSDLPFKLKRLQFPVLVAFAMTINKSQGQTFERVGIYLPESVFSHGQLCVAFSRATSREGVKIQCEEMEKQGKLLRNLPQSTEQDKNKVFTKNVVYKEVLLE